In Alteracholeplasma palmae J233, a single genomic region encodes these proteins:
- a CDS encoding ABC transporter ATP-binding protein produces the protein MFKLLKYLNTCKKEAILTPILVMLEVLSEVFIPIFMGKLIDEGIKGNDISLAYRYGIYMVALAILALIFGVLASRKAAIVANQLGRNIRKAEYEKIQTYAFENIDKFSTSSLVTRLTMDVSMVQNAVQMNIRIAFRAPAMILFSITSAYIVGGNLALIFVFIAPFVGLGLWIIMRGAHKYFVQMFNKVDKLNLKVQESLSGIRTVKSYVREDYEIEKFEEVIEDVATNGKKAEKWVMFNNPLMQLSICICFTLIAWFGSYNMVVNGLTEGAFANIISYVMHILMSLMMLSQVFLMIVISKASVERITEVLNETSSLTEKQDAVSEVKEGTFEFKDVSFRYKDKDILKNINFKAKQGEFIGIFGATGTGKTTMIQLISRLYDASSGTVLVSDIDVKDYKLEVLRKEVVTVLQKNVLFSGTIRDNIKWGKEDATDEEIISALKKAHAYEFVSKMKDFLDTWIEQGGVNVSGGQRQRLCIARALISNPKILIMDDSTSAVDTKTDSQIKETLREETPNMTKVIISQRLSSIKDADRIIILDTNGINGIGNHEYLYAHNEIYKDVYDLQQKGKGSEIDE, from the coding sequence ATGTTTAAGTTATTAAAGTATTTAAATACATGTAAAAAAGAAGCTATACTTACACCAATTTTAGTTATGCTAGAAGTATTAAGTGAAGTATTTATTCCAATATTTATGGGAAAATTAATCGATGAAGGTATCAAAGGAAATGATATTTCACTAGCATATAGATATGGAATATATATGGTTGCTTTAGCTATCTTAGCTTTAATCTTTGGTGTTTTAGCCTCTCGTAAAGCCGCGATTGTTGCGAATCAATTAGGAAGAAATATTAGAAAAGCAGAATATGAAAAGATACAAACATATGCTTTTGAAAATATTGATAAGTTCTCTACTTCAAGTTTAGTAACCAGATTAACAATGGATGTTTCTATGGTGCAAAATGCAGTCCAAATGAATATTAGAATTGCTTTTAGAGCACCAGCAATGATTCTTTTTTCAATCACTAGTGCATATATAGTGGGTGGAAATTTAGCCTTAATCTTTGTTTTTATCGCTCCTTTTGTTGGATTAGGATTATGGATTATCATGAGAGGTGCACATAAATACTTTGTTCAAATGTTTAATAAAGTAGATAAGCTTAATTTAAAAGTCCAAGAAAGTCTATCTGGAATTAGAACTGTTAAATCCTATGTTAGAGAAGACTATGAAATAGAAAAATTTGAAGAAGTGATTGAAGACGTTGCTACAAACGGTAAAAAAGCTGAAAAATGGGTTATGTTTAACAATCCTTTGATGCAATTATCTATTTGTATATGTTTTACATTAATTGCATGGTTTGGCTCATATAACATGGTTGTTAATGGATTAACAGAAGGTGCATTTGCTAATATCATTAGTTATGTTATGCATATCTTAATGAGTTTGATGATGCTGTCACAAGTCTTTTTAATGATTGTAATATCTAAAGCTTCAGTAGAAAGAATTACAGAAGTACTTAATGAAACATCATCTTTAACAGAAAAACAAGATGCAGTAAGTGAAGTAAAAGAAGGAACATTTGAATTTAAAGATGTTTCATTTAGATATAAAGACAAAGATATTTTAAAAAATATTAATTTTAAAGCTAAACAAGGTGAATTTATAGGTATTTTTGGGGCTACAGGTACTGGTAAAACAACCATGATCCAATTGATTTCTAGACTATATGATGCATCAAGTGGTACTGTATTAGTTTCTGATATTGATGTAAAAGATTATAAGTTAGAGGTTTTGAGAAAAGAAGTGGTTACAGTTCTTCAAAAAAATGTATTATTCTCAGGAACCATAAGAGATAATATTAAATGGGGAAAAGAAGATGCTACTGATGAAGAAATTATTAGTGCATTGAAAAAAGCACATGCTTATGAATTTGTTTCAAAGATGAAAGATTTTTTAGATACTTGGATTGAACAAGGCGGTGTCAATGTATCAGGGGGGCAAAGACAAAGACTATGTATTGCAAGAGCTCTTATTAGCAATCCTAAAATATTAATTATGGATGATTCAACAAGTGCAGTTGATACAAAGACAGATTCACAAATTAAAGAAACATTACGTGAAGAAACTCCTAATATGACAAAAGTAATTATTTCACAGAGACTTTCTTCTATTAAAGATGCTGACAGAATTATTATCTTAGATACAAATGGTATTAATGGTATTGGAAATCATGAATATCTTTATGCTCATAATGAAATATATAAAGATGTTTACGATCTTCAACAAAAAGGTAAAGGAAGTGAAATAGATGAATAG